Proteins co-encoded in one Chloroflexota bacterium genomic window:
- a CDS encoding NADH:flavin oxidoreductase/NADH oxidase: protein MPGLFDPLQVRGVTLRNRVVMAPMDQLAAVDGGSAGDWHVVHYGSRAVGGVGLIFTEVTAVEPRGVIYPVNLGLWDDAQIEPLRRIAAFCASQGAVIGIQLGHAGRKAYYDERGHSGHRLVAPSRLRFDDGWRVPVSLSVAEIQGVVNAFASAARRAVEAGFQAIEIHSAHGYLLSEFFSPLTNRRDDEYRGSIEKRSRMPCEVVAAVRAAIPDWMPISVRVSGTDFVDGGNTADDMAVGAACLREAGADLIHVSAGGVTPSVPRVYPGYLLPAAETIRRVAGGPVIAVGLIENAQMADEVVRSGRADLVALGRELLRNPYWPLHAAAELGVDVPWPGTYVQAKPKPTAD, encoded by the coding sequence ATGCCGGGCCTTTTCGATCCGCTGCAGGTGCGCGGCGTGACGCTGCGCAACCGCGTCGTCATGGCCCCGATGGACCAGCTGGCGGCCGTGGACGGTGGGTCGGCCGGCGACTGGCACGTGGTGCACTACGGCTCGCGCGCGGTCGGCGGTGTCGGTCTGATCTTCACCGAAGTCACGGCAGTCGAACCCCGGGGCGTGATCTATCCAGTCAATCTGGGACTCTGGGACGACGCGCAAATCGAGCCGCTGCGTCGCATCGCGGCCTTTTGCGCTTCGCAGGGCGCGGTGATCGGCATCCAGCTCGGCCACGCGGGTCGCAAGGCCTACTACGACGAGCGAGGCCATTCCGGGCACCGGCTCGTGGCGCCGAGTCGGCTGCGGTTCGACGACGGCTGGCGCGTACCGGTGAGCCTCAGCGTGGCCGAAATCCAGGGCGTCGTGAACGCCTTTGCGTCCGCCGCGCGGCGCGCGGTGGAGGCCGGCTTCCAAGCCATCGAGATTCACTCCGCGCACGGATATCTGCTCAGCGAGTTCTTCTCCCCGCTAACCAACCGCCGCGACGACGAATACAGGGGCAGCATCGAGAAGCGGTCGCGCATGCCGTGCGAGGTCGTAGCCGCCGTGCGAGCCGCGATTCCGGACTGGATGCCGATTTCGGTGCGAGTCTCGGGCACCGATTTCGTGGACGGCGGCAACACCGCCGACGACATGGCCGTCGGCGCCGCCTGCCTGCGCGAGGCTGGGGCCGACCTGATCCACGTCAGCGCCGGGGGCGTGACGCCCAGCGTTCCCAGGGTCTACCCCGGCTACCTGCTGCCGGCGGCGGAGACTATCCGCCGCGTGGCCGGCGGGCCGGTCATCGCGGTGGGGCTGATCGAGAACGCCCAGATGGCCGATGAGGTCGTGCGCAGCGGTCGCGCCGACCTGGTCGCCCTCGGACGCGAGTTGCTGCGCAACCCCTACTGGCCGCTTCACGCCGCCGCGGAACTCGGCGTCGACGTGCCCTGGCCGGGCACCTACGTTCAGGCCAAGCCCAAGCCGACGGCGGACTAG
- a CDS encoding thiamine pyrophosphate-binding protein — MSSRSSNTGASHLVAALIESGVERLFSLSGNQILSIYDACLDAGLEIIHVRHEAAAVHMADAWGRLTGRPGVALLTAGPGHANALSALFVARQSESPLVVLSGQSARGDDGRGAFQEMPQAQLAQPLAKAAWTAEDSGSLGRDVRCALDLAGQGRPGPVAVSVPSDVLEAQAPRSDGAFANPERPTLTDSDRRRIGELLATANRPLILAGPAMMRPPASVDLEQLEATTGVPVVATESPRGVNDPSLGAFAEVLVQADVVLLLGKRLDHSLQFGASPFFAADACFAQIDADSAELDRTRRNIRPPQRLEIAAQAHPGQAARQLASAAGSAGHDGWRDAVRAAVAHRPAAWDSWQSPSDGPLHPIEVCQSVGPWVDDGIVVIDGGEFGQWAQALLSGRRRVINGPAGSIGTSVPFALTARLFDRRAPVVAIQGDGTIGFHLLEFDTAVRHGLPFVAVVGNDAGWNAERRLQARTYGDDRIFACDLLPSRYDLAVAALGGHGEHVTKRADLDAALERAFASGLPSLVNVAIEPAEAPIVRRNGAPAPTGH, encoded by the coding sequence GTGTCGAGTCGCTCATCCAACACGGGCGCGTCTCACCTGGTGGCGGCGCTGATCGAATCCGGAGTCGAGCGCCTGTTCTCGCTGTCGGGCAACCAGATTCTCTCGATTTACGACGCGTGCCTCGATGCGGGGCTCGAGATCATTCACGTACGCCACGAAGCCGCGGCGGTGCACATGGCCGACGCCTGGGGCCGGTTGACTGGGCGTCCCGGCGTTGCGCTGCTCACCGCGGGTCCCGGTCATGCGAACGCGCTGTCGGCGCTGTTCGTGGCGCGGCAATCCGAGTCGCCGCTGGTGGTGCTCAGCGGGCAGAGCGCGCGCGGGGACGACGGCCGCGGCGCCTTTCAGGAGATGCCCCAAGCGCAGCTGGCACAACCGCTCGCCAAGGCCGCATGGACGGCGGAAGACTCCGGATCGCTCGGCCGTGACGTGCGCTGCGCGCTGGACCTGGCGGGGCAGGGCCGCCCCGGTCCGGTGGCCGTCAGCGTCCCCAGCGACGTGCTCGAAGCGCAGGCCCCGCGAAGCGACGGCGCATTTGCAAACCCAGAGCGACCGACACTGACCGATTCCGATCGGCGTCGCATTGGGGAGCTACTCGCCACGGCCAATCGCCCGCTGATCCTGGCCGGCCCGGCCATGATGCGGCCCCCGGCGAGCGTTGACCTGGAGCAATTGGAAGCGACGACGGGCGTCCCGGTCGTGGCAACGGAGAGCCCGCGGGGGGTGAACGACCCGAGCCTGGGCGCGTTCGCCGAAGTGCTGGTGCAGGCCGACGTGGTGCTGCTGCTGGGCAAGCGCCTGGACCACTCGCTGCAGTTTGGCGCGTCGCCGTTCTTCGCCGCCGACGCGTGTTTTGCCCAAATCGACGCCGACTCCGCCGAGCTCGACCGCACCCGGCGAAACATACGGCCACCGCAGCGGCTGGAAATTGCGGCACAGGCGCATCCGGGACAGGCGGCACGCCAACTCGCCTCCGCCGCCGGAAGCGCCGGCCACGATGGCTGGCGCGACGCCGTGAGAGCCGCCGTGGCCCACCGCCCGGCGGCCTGGGATTCTTGGCAGTCGCCGTCCGACGGTCCGCTGCATCCGATCGAGGTTTGCCAGTCAGTCGGGCCGTGGGTGGATGACGGCATTGTCGTGATCGACGGCGGCGAGTTCGGCCAGTGGGCCCAGGCGTTGCTGAGCGGTCGTCGACGGGTCATCAACGGTCCGGCCGGATCCATTGGCACGTCCGTCCCATTCGCGCTGACAGCCCGTCTCTTCGACCGAAGGGCACCGGTCGTCGCGATCCAGGGCGACGGCACGATCGGATTCCATCTGCTCGAGTTCGACACCGCGGTGCGCCATGGCCTGCCGTTCGTCGCCGTCGTCGGCAACGATGCCGGGTGGAACGCCGAGCGCCGCTTGCAGGCGCGAACGTATGGCGACGACCGGATCTTTGCCTGCGATCTGCTCCCGTCGCGCTATGACCTCGCGGTTGCCGCCCTCGGCGGTCACGGCGAGCATGTGACGAAACGGGCGGACCTGGACGCCGCGCTCGAACGGGCCTTTGCGTCGGGGCTGCCGAGCCTGGTGAACGTGGCCATCGAGCCCGCGGAGGCGCCGATCGTGCGCCGCAACGGGGCTCCGGCGCCCACCGGGCACTAG
- a CDS encoding zinc-binding dehydrogenase: protein MRQVVKAVGATTAEVVEAPIPEPGPGQVRVRAVRSLISRGSETGRLTIGPDDERYSPEEAAGQPVPLGYSLAGVVDALGPGVARHWLGKRVVAREPHAEYVVVSPPAGPSDQPNVFPIPDGMSLETAAYWILAAAAATWVEIERVQPRDSIVILGQGLVGSLMLQVLKAAGHGPVVAVDALELRCDLADRLGADIVINAAREDPVVAVHSITAGVGADIVIYAVGGSHGAKAFLQALDMLAIGGLLHLIGLCEPEPLPLPSTKIQGRRLLGGYYGRANDAWTARMGMDLLASGAINTSAMTTHRFPADRAGDAFALLQERPGNTLGVILEWDADSA, encoded by the coding sequence ATGCGTCAGGTGGTGAAGGCGGTCGGGGCCACGACAGCCGAGGTCGTCGAAGCTCCAATTCCCGAACCGGGTCCAGGTCAGGTGCGCGTCAGGGCCGTGCGGAGCCTCATCAGCCGCGGCTCGGAAACCGGGCGGCTCACAATCGGCCCCGACGACGAGCGCTACTCGCCCGAAGAAGCCGCCGGGCAGCCCGTGCCATTGGGGTATTCCCTGGCGGGCGTGGTGGATGCACTTGGACCCGGCGTCGCGCGCCACTGGCTCGGCAAGCGCGTGGTCGCCCGCGAGCCGCATGCCGAATACGTGGTGGTCAGTCCGCCGGCGGGACCGAGCGATCAACCGAACGTGTTCCCGATCCCGGACGGCATGTCGCTTGAGACGGCCGCCTACTGGATCCTGGCCGCTGCCGCGGCCACGTGGGTCGAAATTGAGCGCGTGCAACCACGGGATTCCATCGTGATCCTCGGCCAGGGGTTGGTGGGAAGCCTGATGCTTCAGGTTCTGAAGGCGGCCGGCCACGGGCCGGTGGTGGCGGTGGACGCCCTGGAGCTGCGGTGCGATCTGGCCGACCGCCTGGGCGCGGACATCGTGATCAACGCGGCCCGCGAGGACCCCGTCGTGGCGGTGCACAGCATCACGGCCGGTGTCGGCGCGGACATTGTCATCTACGCCGTGGGCGGCAGCCACGGCGCCAAGGCCTTCCTCCAGGCGCTGGACATGCTCGCCATCGGCGGACTCCTCCATCTCATCGGGCTCTGTGAGCCCGAGCCGCTGCCGCTGCCGTCCACAAAGATTCAAGGCCGGCGCCTGCTCGGGGGGTACTACGGGCGCGCCAACGACGCCTGGACGGCACGTATGGGGATGGATTTACTTGCGTCCGGTGCGATAAACACCTCGGCCATGACCACGCACCGCTTTCCCGCCGACCGCGCCGGCGACGCTTTTGCCCTGCTGCAAGAACGACCGGGCAACACCCTTGGCGTGATCCTGGAGTGGGACGCGGACTCGGCCTGA
- a CDS encoding ABC transporter ATP-binding protein produces MSFHIAAGETYGLLGPNGAGKTTSISMAVGLMQRDGGQVLLDGEPLDPGTTSLKAKIGLVPQDLAIYPDLTARENLRFFGRLYDMPRTELRSRVDEVLEIIGLSDRADDRADTFSGGMKRRLNIGIGLLHAPRLLVLDEPTVGVDPQSRNAILESIEQLGSEGLAVLYTTHYMEEAERLCDRIGIIDRGQIKAEGTRRELAQIVREHDRVRLSATGSLHTGAEAIGGIAGVQQVDVVDGGIEVLVEQAGNSLMAMLSAMDEAGVSITGVEIDEPNLEAVFLHLTGRSLRD; encoded by the coding sequence GTGAGCTTTCATATCGCCGCCGGCGAGACCTACGGCCTGCTGGGCCCCAACGGCGCGGGCAAGACCACCAGCATCTCCATGGCGGTGGGCCTGATGCAGCGTGACGGCGGCCAGGTGCTGTTGGACGGCGAGCCCCTCGATCCCGGTACGACCAGCCTCAAGGCCAAGATCGGGCTGGTGCCGCAAGACCTGGCCATCTACCCCGACCTGACGGCGCGGGAGAACCTGCGGTTCTTCGGCCGCCTCTACGACATGCCGCGCACCGAGCTGCGCAGCCGCGTGGACGAGGTGCTCGAGATCATCGGGCTGAGCGACCGAGCCGACGACCGCGCCGACACCTTCTCCGGCGGGATGAAGCGCCGGCTCAACATCGGCATCGGGCTGTTGCACGCCCCGCGCCTCCTGGTGCTGGACGAGCCGACCGTCGGTGTGGATCCGCAGAGCCGCAACGCCATTCTGGAGAGCATTGAGCAGCTGGGCAGCGAGGGCCTGGCGGTGCTGTACACGACCCACTACATGGAAGAAGCCGAGCGACTCTGCGACCGCATCGGCATCATCGATCGCGGGCAGATCAAGGCCGAGGGCACGCGCCGCGAGCTGGCCCAGATCGTTCGCGAGCACGACCGCGTGCGCCTGAGCGCCACTGGTTCCCTTCACACTGGCGCCGAGGCCATCGGTGGCATCGCCGGCGTGCAACAAGTTGACGTCGTCGACGGCGGCATCGAGGTGCTGGTCGAGCAGGCCGGCAACTCGCTGATGGCGATGCTGTCGGCGATGGACGAGGCCGGCGTGTCGATCACCGGCGTCGAGATCGACGAGCCGAATCTCGAAGCCGTATTCCTGCATCTCACCGGGCGCTCGCTGCGCGACTGA
- a CDS encoding sugar phosphate isomerase/epimerase — MKLAYNTLEWGSTPDLARMLAEIKQTGWDGWEVRQSLDWLGSAARVAAMSTDAGLPVAGVCGQGWDFHDDPVVFEINCRRIEFAADVGADAFVIMAPERHENRPPSTDEINRFAAAAEALRKFGVDQGTTVVFHFHTGQLVQTEREIRQVLDAAPELKLCIDVSHAQLIGWDACECLREFGGRLAYVHLQDYRGWRYVNVGAGDLFPSIPAIFDTLDEIEYDGWVVCHGGRLVDQPPRERARISRDYLRSIGR, encoded by the coding sequence GTGAAGCTCGCCTACAACACGCTCGAGTGGGGATCGACGCCCGACCTCGCGCGAATGCTCGCGGAGATCAAGCAGACCGGCTGGGACGGGTGGGAGGTGCGGCAGTCGCTCGACTGGCTCGGCTCGGCCGCGCGCGTAGCCGCGATGTCCACGGACGCCGGCCTGCCGGTGGCGGGCGTGTGCGGGCAGGGTTGGGATTTCCACGACGATCCGGTGGTCTTCGAGATCAACTGCCGGCGCATCGAGTTCGCGGCGGACGTCGGCGCGGACGCGTTCGTGATCATGGCGCCGGAGCGTCACGAGAATCGTCCGCCGTCAACCGATGAAATCAACCGCTTCGCCGCTGCGGCCGAGGCGCTGCGGAAGTTTGGCGTCGACCAGGGCACGACCGTCGTGTTCCACTTCCACACCGGGCAACTGGTGCAGACCGAGCGCGAGATTCGTCAGGTCCTGGACGCTGCACCCGAGCTCAAGCTGTGCATCGACGTATCGCACGCGCAGCTCATCGGCTGGGACGCCTGCGAGTGCCTGCGCGAGTTCGGCGGGCGGCTCGCCTATGTCCACCTGCAGGACTACCGCGGCTGGCGCTACGTCAACGTCGGGGCGGGCGACCTGTTTCCCAGCATTCCCGCCATCTTCGACACTCTCGACGAAATCGAGTACGACGGTTGGGTCGTCTGCCACGGCGGGCGGCTCGTCGATCAGCCGCCGCGCGAACGGGCGCGCATCTCGCGCGACTATCTCCGCAGCATCGGGCGATAG
- a CDS encoding ABC transporter permease, with translation MKALAIAASNLHRFARERSNVFFVLILPMLLILVLGSVFGRGFEPRVGLVAPGTGDLTNALIEGLEAHEEFAVHQHTDRDTVVGAVERGELEAGLILPPDYDDAIRAGDTVEIDFIARPGQDSLSLRRTVDALLAEQIALPRIAAFVAREGEIPYDQALAQAAAVSGETAGVQVVSTVAGESFIGRRSWGQFDLGAQQQLMLFMFLTSLAGSAALVQTRRLGIARRMFATPTTVRTILLGEGLGRFGVALVQGVYIMLGTMVIFGVRWGDPLSALLIVAAFGLVGSGAAMLMGALFSNDQQAAPVGVFLGLGTAALGGCMLPLYVMELFAPAVWTAAHVMPHAWALDAFEILALRNGGVGDVLPFLGILLGYAAGFYVLAIWRLRAVLTR, from the coding sequence GTGAAGGCGCTCGCCATCGCCGCCTCGAACCTGCACCGCTTCGCGCGCGAGCGATCCAACGTGTTCTTCGTCCTGATTCTGCCCATGCTGCTCATCCTGGTGCTGGGCTCGGTGTTTGGCCGCGGCTTCGAACCGCGCGTGGGGCTGGTGGCTCCCGGGACCGGGGATCTCACGAACGCCTTGATCGAAGGGCTGGAGGCACATGAGGAGTTCGCGGTGCACCAGCACACCGACCGCGATACGGTGGTCGGCGCCGTCGAGCGCGGCGAGTTGGAGGCCGGATTGATCCTTCCGCCCGACTACGACGATGCCATTCGCGCCGGCGACACGGTCGAGATCGACTTCATCGCTCGTCCGGGACAGGACTCGTTGAGCCTGCGTCGCACCGTCGACGCGCTGCTGGCGGAGCAGATCGCGCTGCCGCGCATTGCCGCGTTCGTTGCCCGGGAGGGCGAAATCCCCTACGACCAAGCTCTGGCCCAGGCGGCCGCGGTTTCAGGCGAAACCGCCGGAGTGCAAGTCGTGTCGACGGTTGCTGGAGAGTCGTTCATCGGCCGCCGCAGCTGGGGACAATTCGATCTCGGGGCGCAGCAGCAGCTGATGCTGTTCATGTTCCTCACCTCGCTCGCGGGTTCGGCCGCGCTGGTGCAGACGCGGCGGCTGGGCATCGCGCGCCGCATGTTCGCCACGCCCACGACCGTGCGCACCATCCTGCTCGGCGAGGGACTGGGGCGATTCGGCGTCGCCCTGGTGCAGGGCGTCTACATCATGCTGGGCACCATGGTGATTTTCGGCGTTCGTTGGGGCGATCCGCTCAGCGCCCTGCTGATCGTGGCGGCCTTCGGCCTCGTGGGCAGCGGGGCCGCCATGCTCATGGGCGCGCTCTTCAGCAACGACCAGCAGGCGGCGCCGGTGGGCGTGTTCCTGGGTCTGGGCACCGCGGCCCTCGGCGGCTGCATGTTGCCGCTCTATGTGATGGAGCTGTTCGCCCCCGCCGTATGGACCGCGGCGCACGTGATGCCGCACGCCTGGGCACTGGATGCGTTCGAGATCCTGGCCCTCCGCAATGGCGGCGTGGGCGACGTGCTGCCGTTCCTGGGCATCCTGCTCGGGTACGCCGCGGGGTTCTATGTACTGGCGATCTGGCGGCTGCGGGCGGTGCTCACGCGCTAG
- a CDS encoding type II toxin-antitoxin system prevent-host-death family antitoxin: MREVRATDAKAHLAEILRQVEAGETIAITRHGTAVAHLTPVPVGQRARWREAMDRFMQARSQWQPTGMSRAEILAARHAGHRM, encoded by the coding sequence GTGCGTGAAGTGCGAGCAACCGATGCCAAGGCGCATCTGGCCGAGATCCTGCGCCAGGTTGAGGCCGGCGAAACCATTGCGATCACACGTCATGGCACGGCGGTTGCCCATCTCACTCCAGTGCCCGTCGGCCAGCGCGCCCGCTGGCGGGAGGCGATGGATCGGTTCATGCAGGCCCGCTCGCAATGGCAACCGACTGGAATGTCGCGTGCCGAGATCCTGGCCGCGCGTCACGCCGGGCATCGCATGTGA
- the solA gene encoding N-methyl-L-tryptophan oxidase produces MYDVVIVGAGVMGSATAYWLSRAGKRVALLDTYSPGHVRASSADESRMVRYQYRGQTLYTEMVAAAVELWKEFDRRMGASFYREQGALALQAQPDNAPFMEGYEGLLDLGYEPRWLDGGEVRRRYPQFTNVDSGYLLEGLGGYVAAGPVTQALAQAAADLGADLQTGAEVTELQAPGGRTARAVTRDGRAFEAEVFVIAAGPWTPKLLPDLPIPIRSTAERLHYLTPPDTDAYSYPRLPPFFVMDTNFYGFPVHWRGCVKVADDTIGARFDPDRDREHEDPEALAKLRAFLHHHMPDLSEAEVVYSKTCIYSMTPDTDFVIDHLPDMENAIVAAGFSGHGFKFGILIGQILADLAIYGRTRWDLTRFRLDREPVSMDGHW; encoded by the coding sequence ATGTACGACGTCGTGATCGTGGGCGCGGGCGTGATGGGCAGCGCGACGGCCTATTGGCTCAGCCGGGCCGGCAAGCGCGTGGCGTTGCTGGACACATACAGCCCCGGTCACGTGCGGGCGTCGTCCGCCGACGAGTCCCGCATGGTGCGCTATCAGTACCGCGGGCAGACGCTCTACACCGAGATGGTCGCCGCCGCGGTGGAGCTTTGGAAGGAGTTCGACCGCCGGATGGGTGCCAGTTTCTATCGCGAGCAGGGCGCCCTCGCGTTGCAGGCCCAGCCGGACAACGCGCCGTTCATGGAGGGCTATGAGGGGCTGCTCGATCTCGGCTACGAGCCGCGGTGGCTCGACGGGGGCGAAGTGCGACGACGGTATCCCCAATTCACGAACGTCGACTCCGGATATCTGCTCGAGGGCCTCGGCGGCTATGTCGCCGCGGGTCCGGTCACGCAGGCGCTTGCCCAGGCGGCCGCCGACCTTGGCGCCGACCTGCAGACGGGCGCCGAGGTCACGGAGTTGCAGGCACCAGGCGGCCGCACCGCGCGCGCCGTCACCCGGGACGGACGCGCGTTCGAAGCCGAGGTCTTCGTGATTGCCGCCGGACCGTGGACCCCGAAGCTGCTACCCGACTTGCCGATCCCCATTCGGTCCACCGCCGAACGGCTTCACTACCTCACGCCCCCGGACACCGACGCCTACTCCTACCCCCGGCTGCCGCCGTTCTTCGTAATGGACACGAACTTCTACGGCTTTCCGGTGCACTGGCGCGGCTGCGTGAAAGTGGCGGACGACACCATCGGCGCGAGGTTCGATCCCGACCGCGATCGCGAGCACGAAGACCCCGAAGCGCTGGCGAAGCTGCGGGCATTTCTGCACCACCACATGCCCGACCTCAGCGAGGCGGAGGTGGTCTATAGCAAGACCTGCATCTATTCGATGACGCCCGATACCGACTTCGTGATCGACCATTTGCCGGATATGGAAAACGCGATCGTGGCGGCGGGATTCTCGGGGCACGGGTTCAAGTTCGGGATCTTGATCGGCCAAATCCTGGCGGACCTGGCCATTTACGGCCGAACCCGCTGGGACCTGACCCGCTTTCGCCTCGACCGCGAACCGGTGTCCATGGACGGGCACTGGTAG
- a CDS encoding M20/M25/M40 family metallo-hydrolase has translation MTSPTAPVAADHDRLLKIFVDILSVDSYWGNEDRVVAILQPLLEDVGVVCSRDEIGNLIGKWPAKGKQSAPIMLNAHMDTVQPTPGMVPIVKADAVYSDGSSVLGADDKAGVAAIVEAVLAVHDAGADHGPIELVFTVGEDVGQFGADAFDPNDIESRVAFVLDAGGPVGDLVTHQAGSFGFEAVFHGRAAHAGIAAGDGINAIAMQARAVDNMPLGQVDDVTVANVGVVSGGQAANIVPPECKLVGQARSLDQDALERQMATMRKACEDAAADLGGRVDYTQRGRFKATSFADDHPAIRLADTAIAAAGLTPRHISTYGGSDAQNFNEKGIATAILSVGYLDVHSVAESMPHDELQRLTDVTVQLILNA, from the coding sequence ATGACATCGCCAACCGCCCCGGTCGCTGCCGACCACGACCGCTTGCTCAAGATCTTCGTCGACATCCTCAGCGTGGACAGCTATTGGGGCAACGAGGACCGGGTGGTGGCGATCCTGCAGCCGCTGCTGGAGGACGTTGGGGTGGTCTGCTCACGGGACGAGATCGGCAATCTCATCGGCAAGTGGCCGGCCAAGGGCAAGCAGTCCGCGCCGATCATGCTCAATGCGCATATGGACACCGTGCAGCCCACGCCCGGCATGGTGCCGATCGTCAAGGCCGACGCCGTCTACTCCGACGGTTCGAGCGTGCTGGGGGCCGACGACAAGGCCGGCGTGGCTGCCATCGTCGAGGCGGTGCTCGCCGTCCATGACGCGGGAGCGGATCACGGACCCATCGAGCTGGTCTTCACAGTGGGCGAGGACGTGGGCCAGTTCGGCGCGGATGCCTTCGACCCGAACGACATCGAATCGCGCGTGGCATTCGTGCTCGATGCCGGCGGTCCCGTCGGCGATCTCGTCACCCACCAGGCCGGATCATTCGGCTTCGAGGCGGTCTTTCACGGCAGGGCGGCGCACGCCGGCATCGCCGCGGGAGACGGCATCAACGCCATCGCCATGCAGGCGCGGGCGGTGGACAACATGCCGCTGGGCCAGGTCGACGACGTGACCGTGGCCAACGTGGGCGTGGTGTCGGGCGGCCAGGCGGCCAACATCGTGCCGCCGGAGTGCAAGCTCGTCGGCCAGGCGCGCAGTCTCGATCAGGACGCGCTGGAGCGACAGATGGCGACCATGCGCAAGGCCTGCGAGGACGCCGCGGCGGACCTTGGCGGCCGGGTCGACTACACCCAGCGTGGCCGCTTCAAGGCCACGAGCTTTGCCGACGACCACCCAGCCATTCGGTTGGCCGACACCGCCATCGCCGCCGCCGGCCTCACGCCGCGCCACATTTCGACCTACGGCGGCAGCGACGCGCAGAACTTCAACGAAAAGGGCATTGCGACGGCAATCCTGTCGGTCGGGTATCTCGACGTGCACTCCGTGGCCGAGTCGATGCCGCACGACGAGCTGCAACGCCTCACCGATGTGACCGTGCAGCTCATCCTGAACGCGTAG
- a CDS encoding ABC transporter permease, whose amino-acid sequence MRSALVIAGKDLRQRARDRSVYVFAIVAPLGLAAIFGFVFNPISDADFTATFAVANVDQGPLAAPLVDGVLGGLADDGNVNLVHAASAEEATRLVEGDGERADQDVDAAIIIPAGFSARVQTGQPAELRVVQNANASLASTLALAIVQEYARQLDYVQGALTTVISSDPARLVDAAAIAERAGATPSPVSVQDVSATIKQLDSTTFYAAGLATFFLFFTVQFGVNSLLEERHAGTLSRLLAAPVPKGSIILGKAMTAFGLGVVSMLIMIVATSFILGADWGNPVGVALLVVAATASAIGVMAMVSALARTSEQGAVFSSIAAVVLGILGGTFFPINQAGGVLASLRFVAPHAWFLQGLGDLAGGALGDIVPGVAALLVFTVVTSGIALVLLRRRLNP is encoded by the coding sequence ATGCGGTCCGCCCTGGTCATCGCCGGAAAGGACCTGCGGCAGCGCGCCCGCGACCGCTCGGTCTACGTGTTTGCCATCGTCGCTCCGCTTGGCCTGGCGGCCATTTTCGGCTTCGTGTTCAACCCCATCAGCGATGCCGACTTTACGGCGACGTTCGCCGTGGCCAACGTCGACCAAGGACCACTCGCGGCCCCGCTGGTCGACGGCGTGCTCGGCGGTCTCGCGGACGACGGCAACGTCAACCTGGTGCACGCGGCGAGCGCGGAGGAGGCCACACGCCTCGTCGAGGGCGACGGTGAACGAGCCGACCAGGATGTCGACGCGGCCATCATCATTCCCGCCGGGTTTTCCGCCCGCGTGCAGACCGGTCAGCCAGCGGAGCTCCGCGTCGTCCAGAATGCGAACGCGTCTCTCGCGTCAACCCTTGCCCTGGCAATCGTCCAGGAATATGCCCGCCAGCTCGACTATGTGCAGGGCGCGCTGACAACCGTGATTTCGTCGGATCCCGCGCGCCTGGTCGACGCGGCCGCCATCGCGGAGCGGGCTGGGGCCACACCCAGCCCGGTCTCGGTGCAGGACGTATCCGCGACCATCAAGCAACTGGACAGCACGACGTTCTACGCCGCCGGCCTGGCCACGTTCTTCCTGTTCTTCACGGTGCAATTCGGCGTCAACAGCCTGCTGGAGGAGCGCCACGCGGGCACGCTGAGCCGCTTGCTGGCGGCGCCCGTGCCGAAGGGGTCGATCATCCTCGGCAAGGCAATGACGGCGTTCGGCCTGGGCGTGGTGAGCATGCTGATCATGATCGTGGCCACCAGTTTCATCTTGGGCGCCGATTGGGGCAATCCCGTCGGCGTCGCGCTGCTGGTCGTCGCGGCCACAGCGTCGGCGATCGGCGTCATGGCCATGGTCAGCGCCCTGGCGCGAACTTCGGAGCAGGGCGCGGTGTTCTCGTCCATCGCCGCCGTCGTGCTGGGAATCCTCGGCGGGACGTTTTTCCCAATCAATCAAGCCGGCGGCGTGCTCGCGAGCCTGCGATTCGTCGCGCCGCACGCGTGGTTCCTGCAAGGACTGGGCGACCTCGCCGGCGGCGCGCTCGGCGACATCGTGCCCGGGGTCGCCGCGTTGCTCGTGTTCACCGTCGTGACGTCGGGCATCGCGCTCGTGCTATTGCGGCGGAGGCTCAACCCGTGA
- a CDS encoding type II toxin-antitoxin system VapC family toxin, whose translation MTTLVLDASVACDWLLDDELDPRAVRVAGRVSQDGALVPQLWQLEVRNALVTAERRGRLTAQGMADRLRALRQLPVVTDSEPDLDAVVALARSHRISIYDAVYLELAQRRRAALATLDADLVAAAAAAEVAVVP comes from the coding sequence GTGACAACTCTCGTCCTCGACGCGTCCGTGGCCTGCGATTGGCTTCTGGACGATGAGCTCGATCCACGGGCCGTGCGCGTGGCCGGGCGTGTGTCACAAGACGGGGCGCTGGTGCCGCAGCTTTGGCAGCTTGAGGTGCGAAACGCACTCGTCACCGCCGAGCGCCGCGGCCGCCTGACGGCGCAGGGGATGGCCGACCGCCTGCGTGCGCTGCGGCAACTCCCAGTCGTCACTGACTCCGAGCCCGACCTCGACGCGGTTGTCGCGCTCGCACGTTCGCATCGCATATCGATCTACGACGCCGTCTACCTGGAGCTGGCGCAAAGGCGTCGGGCAGCACTCGCAACCCTCGATGCCGATCTTGTTGCGGCGGCCGCCGCCGCTGAGGTTGCGGTCGTTCCGTGA